The Bubalus kerabau isolate K-KA32 ecotype Philippines breed swamp buffalo chromosome X, PCC_UOA_SB_1v2, whole genome shotgun sequence genome has a segment encoding these proteins:
- the IL2RG gene encoding cytokine receptor common subunit gamma produces the protein MCGWGGVVGKGPRFLTQSTPRERRVSAMLKPPLPLRSLLFLQLPLLGVGLNPKFLTPSGNEDIGGKPGTGGDFFLTSTPAGTLDVSTLPLPEVQCFVFNVEYMNCTWNSSSEPQPNNLTLHYGYRNFNGDDKLQECGHYLFSEGITSGCWFGKKEIRLYETFVVQLQDPREHRKQPKQMLKLQDLVIPWAPENLTLHNLSEFQLELSWSNRYLDHCLEHLVQYRSDRDRSWTEQSVDHRHSFSLPSVDAQKLYTFRVRSRYNPLCGSAQHWSDWSYPIHWGSNTSKENLENPENPSLFALEAVLIPLGSMGLIVSLICVYCWLERTMPRIPTLKNLEDLVTEYQGNFSAWSGVSKGLAESLQPDYSERLCHVSEIPPKGGEGPGGSPCSQHSPYWAPPCYTLKPEP, from the exons AtgtgtgggtggggaggggtagTGGGTAAGGGGCCCAGGTTCCTGACACAGTCAACACCCAGGGAACGAAGAGTAAGCGCCATGTTGAAGCCACCGTTGCCACTCAGATCCCTCTTATTTCTCCAGCTAcctctgctgggggtggggctgaacCCAAAGTTCCTCACGCCCAGTGGCAATGAAGACATTGGTGGGAAACCTGGGACTGGAGGAG ACTTCTTCCTGACTTCGACACCCGCTGGGACCCTCGATGTTTCCACTCTGCCCCTCCCAGAGGTTCAGTGTTTTGTGTTCAATGTGGAGTATATGAATTGCACTTGGAACAGCAGCTCTGAGCCCCAGCCCAACAACCTGACTCTGCATTATGG GTACAGGAACTTTAATGGTGATGATAAACTCCAGGAGTGTGGCCACTATCTATTCTCTGAAGGAATCACTTCTGGCTGTTGGTTTGGAAAAAAGGAGATCCGTCTCTACGAAACGTTTGTTGTCCAGCTCCAGGACCCACGGGAACACAGGAAGCAGCCCAAACAGATGCTAAAATTGCAGGATCTGG TGATCCCCTGGGCTCCGGAGAACCTGACGCTTCACAACCTGAGTGAATTCCAGCTAGAACTGAGCTGGAGCAACAGATACTTGGACCACTGTCTGGAGCACCTGGTACAGTACCGGAGTGACCGGGACCGAAGCTGGACG GAACAATCCGTGGACCACAGACATAGCTTCTCTCTGCCTAGCGTGGATGCACAGAAACTCTACACGTTCCGTGTTCGGAGCCGTTATAACCCACTTTGCGGAAGTGCTCAGCATTGGAGTGATTGGAGCTACCCAATTCACTGGGGCAGCAATACTTCAAAAG AGAATCTTGAGAATCCAGAAAATCCTTCGTTGTTTGCATTGGAAGCTGTGCTGATCCCTCTTGGCTCCATGGGATTGATTGTGAGCCTCATCTGTGTGTACTGCTGGCTGGAACG GACAATGCCCCGAATTCCTACCCTCAAGAACCTAGAGGATCTGGTTACTGAATACCAAGGAAACTTCTCG GCCTGGAGTGGTGTATCTAAGGGACTGGCCGAGAGTCTGCAGCCAGACTACAGTGAACGGCTCTGCCACGTCAGTGAGATTCCCCCCAAAGGAGGGGAAGGGCCTGGGGGCTCCCCCTGCAGCCAGCACAGcccctactgggctcctccatgtTACACCCTGAAACCTGAGCCCTGA
- the FOXO4 gene encoding forkhead box protein O4 isoform X2: MDPVNENSAREAAAIVDLDPDFEPQSRPRSCTWPLPRPELAPEPSEPSEVESGLGEKVHPEGRSDGRTQPTLLPARLPDSAGGPQPGILGAVTGPRKGGSRRNAWGNQSYAELISQAIESAPEKRLTLAQIYEWMVRTVPYFKDKGDSNSSAGWKNSIRHNLSLHSKFIKVHNEATGKSSWWMLNPEGGKSGKAPRRRAASMDSSSRLLRGRSKTPKKKPAVLPAPREGATPRSPAGHFAKWSGSPCSRNREEADAWSTFRPRSSSNASTVSTRPSPREPEPEVLAEEEMPASASGYAGGVPPTLKEDLELLDGLNLTSPHSLLSRSSLSGFSLQHPGVPGPLHTYSTSLFSPAEGPLSAGEGCFSSSQSLEALLTSDTPPPPADVLMTQHQHHLQSWRGLRSPSPWGLLCSHLLLKLQATTECLRILISTYTWRTWSVTWITSSMTSWMGTKDWTSTLSQIPEPWLEASFPASETEPGVPISTLYP, encoded by the exons ATGGATCCAGTAAATGAGAATTCAGCCAGAGAGGCTGCCGCGATCGTAGACCTCGATCCCGACTTCGAACCCCAGAGCCGTCCCCGCTCCTGCACCTGGCCCCTTCCCCGACCAGAGCTCGCTCCCGAGCCGTCCGAGCCGTCCGAGGTGGAGTCAGGTCTGGGAGAGAAGGTACACCCGGAGGGGCGCTCGGACGGGCGCACCCAGCCGAccctgttgcccgccaggctcccagaCTCGGCAGGGGGTCCCCAGCCCGGGATCCTGGGGGCTGTAACAGGTCCTCGGAAGGGAGGCTCCCGCCGGAATGCCTGGGGAAATCAGTCATATGCAGAACTCATCAGCCAGGCCATTGAAAGCGCCCCCGAGAAGCGACTGACACTGGCCCAGATCTATGAGTGGATGGTCCGCACGGTGCCCTACTTCAAGGACAAGGGTGACAGCAACAGCTCAGCAGGATGGAAG AATTCGATCCGCCACAACCTATCCCTGCATAGCAAGTTCATCAAGGTTCACAACGAGGCTACTGGCAAGAGCTCCTGGTGGATGCTGAATCCGGAGGGAGGCAAGAGCGGCAAGGCACCCCGCCGCCGGGCAGCTTCCATGgatagcagcagcaggctgctcCGGGGCCGCAGCAAAACCCCCAAGAAGAAACCAGCTGTGCTGCCCGCTCCACGTGAAGGTGCCACTCCAAGGAGCCCTGCTGGCCACTTTGCCAAGTGGTCAGGCAGCCCTTGCTctcgaaaccgagaggaagccgaTGCGTGGAGCACCTTCCGTCCACGAAGCAGTTCGAATGCCAGCACTGTCAGCACCCGGCCCTCCCCCAGGGAGCCGGAGCCTGAGGTGCTGGCAGAAGAGGAAATGCCAGCCTCAGCCAGTGGCTATGCAGGGGGTGTCCCTCCCACCCTGAAAGAAGATCTGGAGCTGTTAGATGGGCTCAATCTCACATCTCCCCACTCGCTGCTGTCTCGGAGCAGCCTCTCTGGCTTCTCTTTGCAGCATCCTGGGGTTCCGGGCCCCTTACACACCTACAGCACCTCTCTCTTCAGCCCAGCAGAGGGGCCCCTGTCAGCAGGAGAAGGGTGCTTCTCAAGCTCCCAGTCTTTGGAGGCTCTGCTCACCTCTGATACGCCACCACCTCCTGCCGATGTCCTCATGACCCAG CACCAGCACCACCTCCAGTCATGGCGGGGGCTCCGGTCCCCAAGCCCCTGGGGGCTCCTGTGCTCACACCTCCTACTGAAGCTCCAAGCCACGACCGAATGCCTCAGGATCTTGATCTCGACATATACATGGAGAACCTGGAGTGTGACATGGATAACATCATCAATGACCTCATGGATGGGGACGAAGGACTGGACTTCAACTTTGAGCCAG ATCCCTGAGCCATGGCTGGAAGCTTCATTCCCTGCTTCAGAGACAGAACCAGGCGTGCCCATATCCACTCTTTACCCTTGA
- the FOXO4 gene encoding forkhead box protein O4 isoform X1 has translation MDPVNENSAREAAAIVDLDPDFEPQSRPRSCTWPLPRPELAPEPSEPSEVESGLGEKVHPEGRSDGRTQPTLLPARLPDSAGGPQPGILGAVTGPRKGGSRRNAWGNQSYAELISQAIESAPEKRLTLAQIYEWMVRTVPYFKDKGDSNSSAGWKNSIRHNLSLHSKFIKVHNEATGKSSWWMLNPEGGKSGKAPRRRAASMDSSSRLLRGRSKTPKKKPAVLPAPREGATPRSPAGHFAKWSGSPCSRNREEADAWSTFRPRSSSNASTVSTRPSPREPEPEVLAEEEMPASASGYAGGVPPTLKEDLELLDGLNLTSPHSLLSRSSLSGFSLQHPGVPGPLHTYSTSLFSPAEGPLSAGEGCFSSSQSLEALLTSDTPPPPADVLMTQVDPILSQAPTLLLLGGIPSSSKLGTGGGLCPKPLEAAGPSGLVPTLPMIAPAPPPVMAGAPVPKPLGAPVLTPPTEAPSHDRMPQDLDLDIYMENLECDMDNIINDLMDGDEGLDFNFEPDP, from the exons ATGGATCCAGTAAATGAGAATTCAGCCAGAGAGGCTGCCGCGATCGTAGACCTCGATCCCGACTTCGAACCCCAGAGCCGTCCCCGCTCCTGCACCTGGCCCCTTCCCCGACCAGAGCTCGCTCCCGAGCCGTCCGAGCCGTCCGAGGTGGAGTCAGGTCTGGGAGAGAAGGTACACCCGGAGGGGCGCTCGGACGGGCGCACCCAGCCGAccctgttgcccgccaggctcccagaCTCGGCAGGGGGTCCCCAGCCCGGGATCCTGGGGGCTGTAACAGGTCCTCGGAAGGGAGGCTCCCGCCGGAATGCCTGGGGAAATCAGTCATATGCAGAACTCATCAGCCAGGCCATTGAAAGCGCCCCCGAGAAGCGACTGACACTGGCCCAGATCTATGAGTGGATGGTCCGCACGGTGCCCTACTTCAAGGACAAGGGTGACAGCAACAGCTCAGCAGGATGGAAG AATTCGATCCGCCACAACCTATCCCTGCATAGCAAGTTCATCAAGGTTCACAACGAGGCTACTGGCAAGAGCTCCTGGTGGATGCTGAATCCGGAGGGAGGCAAGAGCGGCAAGGCACCCCGCCGCCGGGCAGCTTCCATGgatagcagcagcaggctgctcCGGGGCCGCAGCAAAACCCCCAAGAAGAAACCAGCTGTGCTGCCCGCTCCACGTGAAGGTGCCACTCCAAGGAGCCCTGCTGGCCACTTTGCCAAGTGGTCAGGCAGCCCTTGCTctcgaaaccgagaggaagccgaTGCGTGGAGCACCTTCCGTCCACGAAGCAGTTCGAATGCCAGCACTGTCAGCACCCGGCCCTCCCCCAGGGAGCCGGAGCCTGAGGTGCTGGCAGAAGAGGAAATGCCAGCCTCAGCCAGTGGCTATGCAGGGGGTGTCCCTCCCACCCTGAAAGAAGATCTGGAGCTGTTAGATGGGCTCAATCTCACATCTCCCCACTCGCTGCTGTCTCGGAGCAGCCTCTCTGGCTTCTCTTTGCAGCATCCTGGGGTTCCGGGCCCCTTACACACCTACAGCACCTCTCTCTTCAGCCCAGCAGAGGGGCCCCTGTCAGCAGGAGAAGGGTGCTTCTCAAGCTCCCAGTCTTTGGAGGCTCTGCTCACCTCTGATACGCCACCACCTCCTGCCGATGTCCTCATGACCCAGGTAGATCCCATTCTGTCCCAGGCTCCAACACTTCTGCTGCTGGGGGGGATACCTTCCTCCAGTAAGCTAGGCACGGGGGGTGGCCTGTGTCCTAAACCCCTAGAGGCTGCAGGCCCCAGCGGTCTGGTTCCCACCCTCCCGATGATAGCACCAGCACCACCTCCAGTCATGGCGGGGGCTCCGGTCCCCAAGCCCCTGGGGGCTCCTGTGCTCACACCTCCTACTGAAGCTCCAAGCCACGACCGAATGCCTCAGGATCTTGATCTCGACATATACATGGAGAACCTGGAGTGTGACATGGATAACATCATCAATGACCTCATGGATGGGGACGAAGGACTGGACTTCAACTTTGAGCCAG ATCCCTGA
- the FOXO4 gene encoding forkhead box protein O4 isoform X3 yields MDPVNENSAREAAAIVDLDPDFEPQSRPRSCTWPLPRPELAPEPSEPSEVESGLGEKVHPEGRSDGRTQPTLLPARLPDSAGGPQPGILGAVTGPRKGGSRRNAWGNQSYAELISQAIESAPEKRLTLAQIYEWMVRTVPYFKDKGDSNSSAGWKNSIRHNLSLHSKFIKVHNEATGKSSWWMLNPEGGKSGKAPRRRAASMDSSSRLLRGRSKTPKKKPAVLPAPREGATPRSPAGHFAKWSGSPCSRNREEADAWSTFRPRSSSNASTVSTRPSPREPEPEVLAEEEMPASASGYAGGVPPTLKEDLELLDGLNLTSPHSLLSRSSLSGFSLQHPGVPGPLHTYSTSLFSPAEGPLSAGEGCFSSSQSLEALLTSDTPPPPADVLMTQDLDLDIYMENLECDMDNIINDLMDGDEGLDFNFEPDP; encoded by the exons ATGGATCCAGTAAATGAGAATTCAGCCAGAGAGGCTGCCGCGATCGTAGACCTCGATCCCGACTTCGAACCCCAGAGCCGTCCCCGCTCCTGCACCTGGCCCCTTCCCCGACCAGAGCTCGCTCCCGAGCCGTCCGAGCCGTCCGAGGTGGAGTCAGGTCTGGGAGAGAAGGTACACCCGGAGGGGCGCTCGGACGGGCGCACCCAGCCGAccctgttgcccgccaggctcccagaCTCGGCAGGGGGTCCCCAGCCCGGGATCCTGGGGGCTGTAACAGGTCCTCGGAAGGGAGGCTCCCGCCGGAATGCCTGGGGAAATCAGTCATATGCAGAACTCATCAGCCAGGCCATTGAAAGCGCCCCCGAGAAGCGACTGACACTGGCCCAGATCTATGAGTGGATGGTCCGCACGGTGCCCTACTTCAAGGACAAGGGTGACAGCAACAGCTCAGCAGGATGGAAG AATTCGATCCGCCACAACCTATCCCTGCATAGCAAGTTCATCAAGGTTCACAACGAGGCTACTGGCAAGAGCTCCTGGTGGATGCTGAATCCGGAGGGAGGCAAGAGCGGCAAGGCACCCCGCCGCCGGGCAGCTTCCATGgatagcagcagcaggctgctcCGGGGCCGCAGCAAAACCCCCAAGAAGAAACCAGCTGTGCTGCCCGCTCCACGTGAAGGTGCCACTCCAAGGAGCCCTGCTGGCCACTTTGCCAAGTGGTCAGGCAGCCCTTGCTctcgaaaccgagaggaagccgaTGCGTGGAGCACCTTCCGTCCACGAAGCAGTTCGAATGCCAGCACTGTCAGCACCCGGCCCTCCCCCAGGGAGCCGGAGCCTGAGGTGCTGGCAGAAGAGGAAATGCCAGCCTCAGCCAGTGGCTATGCAGGGGGTGTCCCTCCCACCCTGAAAGAAGATCTGGAGCTGTTAGATGGGCTCAATCTCACATCTCCCCACTCGCTGCTGTCTCGGAGCAGCCTCTCTGGCTTCTCTTTGCAGCATCCTGGGGTTCCGGGCCCCTTACACACCTACAGCACCTCTCTCTTCAGCCCAGCAGAGGGGCCCCTGTCAGCAGGAGAAGGGTGCTTCTCAAGCTCCCAGTCTTTGGAGGCTCTGCTCACCTCTGATACGCCACCACCTCCTGCCGATGTCCTCATGACCCAG GATCTTGATCTCGACATATACATGGAGAACCTGGAGTGTGACATGGATAACATCATCAATGACCTCATGGATGGGGACGAAGGACTGGACTTCAACTTTGAGCCAG ATCCCTGA
- the CXHXorf65 gene encoding uncharacterized protein CXorf65 homolog: MFIFIKHGDNQKFLANTNCSVLLLLHYARCKVGLPTTETTDLCDETGTMKLFFLMKTPGDFANKFLTARNTYYICKVERGAPGTTVESAYKAFVPLLENPEPKLIDALRTQCDLLERSRMKMLRIQEAKKVVPIESSANLTSKSSGRSDEEGTTPRAPVLKTRADLVSRKDKHREQNKVTK, encoded by the exons ATGTTCATCTTTATCAAACATGGAG ATAATCAGAAGTTTCTGGCCAATACTAACTGTTCTGTCCTTCTGCTGCTGCATTATGCCCGCTGTAAAGTGGGGTTGCCTACAACAG AAACCACCGATTTATGTGATGAAACAGGGACAATGAAGTTGTTTTTTCTAATGAAGACTCCtggagactttgccaacaaattccTTACAGCTCGAAACACCTACTACATTTGTAAGGTGGAGCGTGGGGCACCAG GAACTACAGTTGAGAGTGCCTACAAAGCATTTGTGCCCCTCTTGGAGAACCCAGAACCCAAGCTTATTG ATGCCTTGCGTACACAATGTGACCTCCTGGAGAGGAGTCGAATGAAAATGCTTAGAATCCAAGAAGCCAAGAAAGTCGTTCCAATTGAATCCTCTGCGAACCTCACA TCCAAATCATCAGGACGATCAGATGAAGAGGGGACCACTCCCAGGGCTCCCGTCTTGAAGACCAGAGCGGACTTGGTCAGTAGGAAGGATAAACATCGCGAACAAAATAAAGTGACCAAGTGA